One genomic region from Apodemus sylvaticus chromosome 1, mApoSyl1.1, whole genome shotgun sequence encodes:
- the Sf1 gene encoding splicing factor 1 isoform X13 codes for MATGANATPLDFPSKKRKRSRWNQDTMEQKTVIPGMPTVIPPGLTREQERAYIVQLQIEDLTRKLRTGDLGIPPNPEDRSPSPEPIYNSEGKRLNTREFRTRKKLEEERHTLITEMVALNPDFKPPADYKPPATRVSDKVMIPQDEYPEINFVGLLIGPRGNTLKNIEKECNAKIMIRGKGSVKEGKVGRKDGQMLPGEDEPLHALVTANTMENVKKAVEQIRNILKQGIETPEDQNDLRKMQLRELARLNGTLREDDNRILRPWQSSETRSITNTTVCTKCGGAGHIASDCKFQRPGDPQSAQDKARMDKEYLSLMAELGEAPVPASVGSTSGPATTPLASAPRPAAPASNPPPPSLMSTTQSRPPWMNSGPSENRPYHGMHGGGPGGPGGGPHSFPHPLPSLTGGHGGHPMQHNPNGPPPPWMQPPPPPMNQGPHPPGHHGPPPMDQYLGSTPVGSGVYRLHQGKGMMPPPPMGMMPPPPPPPSGQPPPPPSGPLPPWQQQQQQPPPPPPPSSSMASSTPLPWQQRSLPAAAMARAMRVRTFRAHW; via the exons ATGGCGACCGGAGCGAACGCCACGCCGCTGG ACTTCCCAagtaagaagaggaagaggagccgATGGAACCAAGATACAATGGAACAAAAGACAGTGATTCCAGGCATGCCTACAGTTATCCCCCCTGGACTGACTCGGGAACAAGAAAGAGCTTATATAG TGCAACTACAGATAGAAGACCTGACTCGTAAACTGCGCACAGGAGACCTGGGCATCCCCCCTAACCCTGAGGACAG GTCCCCTTCCCCTGAACCAATCTACAACAGCGAGGGGAAGCGGCTTAACACACGAGAATTTCGTACACGCAAAAAGCTTGAAGAGGAGCGGCACACCCTCATTACGGAAATGGTTGCTCTCAACCCAGACTTTAAACCACCTGCAGATTACAA GCCTCCAGCAACACGTGTGAGTGATAAAGTAATGATCCCCCAAGACGAGTATCCAGAAATCaattttgtgggactcctaattgGGCCCAG AGGGAACACCCTGAAGAACATCGAGAAGGAATGCAACGCCAAGATCATGATACGGGGAAAAGGATCAGTGAAAGAAGGGAAAGTTGGGCGTAAAGATGGTCAGATGTTGCCAGGGGAAGATGAGCCTCTTCATGCTCTAGTCACTGCTAATACAATGGAGAATGTCAAAAAGGCAGTAGAACAG ATCAGAAACATCCTGAAGCAGGGTATTGAGACCCCAGAGGACCAGAATGACCTACGGAAAATGCAGCTTCGAGAGCTGGCTCGCTTGAATGGCACTCTAAGGGAAGATGATAATAG GATCTTAAGACCCTGGCAGAGCTCAGAGACACGCAGCATTACCAATACCACCGTGTGTACCAAGTGTGGAGGGGCTGGTCACATTGCTTCTGATTGCAAATTTCAAAG GCCTGGTGACCCTCAATCAGCTCAGGATAAAGCACGAATGGATAAAGAATATTTGTCCCTTATGGCTGAGCTAGGGGAAGCTCCTGTCCCTGCATCCGTGGGTTCCACCTCTGGACCTGCCACCACACCCCTGGCCAGTGCACCAAGACCTGCTGCTCCTGCCAGCAACCCACCACCACCG TCTCTCATGTCTACAACTCAGAGTCGCCCACCCTGGATGAATTCTGGTCCTTCAGAGAATCGGCCCTACCATGGCATGCATGGAGGTGGTCCTGGTGGCCCCGGAGGTGGCCCCCACAGCTTCCCACACCCATTACCCAGCCTGACAGGTGGGCATGGTGGCCATCCCATGCAGCACAACCCAAATGGACCACCACCACCTTGGatgcaaccaccaccaccaccgatgAACCAGGGCCCCCACCCACCTGGGCACCATGGCCCTCCTCCAATGG ATCAGTACCTGGGAAGTACGCCTGTGGGCTCTGGGGTCTATCGCCTGCATCAAGGAAAAG GTATGATGCCACCGCCGCCTATGGGCATGATGCCGCCGCCTCCGCCACCTCCCAGTGGGCAGCCCCCGCCTCCTCCCTCTGGTCCTCTTCCTccatggcagcagcagcagcagcagcctccaccacctcctccgcCCAGCAGCAGTATGGCTTCCAGCACCCCCTTGCCATGGCAGCAAA GATCCCTCCCCGCGGCAGCGATGGCCCGAGCCATGAGAGTGAGGACTTTCCGCGCCCATTGGTGA
- the Sf1 gene encoding splicing factor 1 isoform X2 produces the protein MATGANATPLDFPSKKRKRSRWNQDTMEQKTVIPGMPTVIPPGLTREQERAYIVQLQIEDLTRKLRTGDLGIPPNPEDRSPSPEPIYNSEGKRLNTREFRTRKKLEEERHTLITEMVALNPDFKPPADYKPPATRVSDKVMIPQDEYPEINFVGLLIGPRGNTLKNIEKECNAKIMIRGKGSVKEGKVGRKDGQMLPGEDEPLHALVTANTMENVKKAVEQIRNILKQGIETPEDQNDLRKMQLRELARLNGTLREDDNRILRPWQSSETRSITNTTVCTKCGGAGHIASDCKFQRPGDPQSAQDKARMDKEYLSLMAELGEAPVPASVGSTSGPATTPLASAPRPAAPASNPPPPSRPPWMNSGPSENRPYHGMHGGGPGGPGGGPHSFPHPLPSLTGGHGGHPMQHNPNGPPPPWMQPPPPPMNQGPHPPGHHGPPPMDQYLGSTPVGSGVYRLHQGKGMMPPPPMGMMPPPPPPPSGQPPPPPSGPLPPWQQQQQQPPPPPPPSSSMASSTPLPWQQNTTTTTTSAGTGSIPPWQQQQAAAAASPGTPQMQGNPTMVPLPPGVQPPLPPGAPPPPPPPPPGSAGMMYAPPPPPPPPMDPSNFVTMMGMGVAGMPPFGMPPAPPPPPPQN, from the exons ATGGCGACCGGAGCGAACGCCACGCCGCTGG ACTTCCCAagtaagaagaggaagaggagccgATGGAACCAAGATACAATGGAACAAAAGACAGTGATTCCAGGCATGCCTACAGTTATCCCCCCTGGACTGACTCGGGAACAAGAAAGAGCTTATATAG TGCAACTACAGATAGAAGACCTGACTCGTAAACTGCGCACAGGAGACCTGGGCATCCCCCCTAACCCTGAGGACAG GTCCCCTTCCCCTGAACCAATCTACAACAGCGAGGGGAAGCGGCTTAACACACGAGAATTTCGTACACGCAAAAAGCTTGAAGAGGAGCGGCACACCCTCATTACGGAAATGGTTGCTCTCAACCCAGACTTTAAACCACCTGCAGATTACAA GCCTCCAGCAACACGTGTGAGTGATAAAGTAATGATCCCCCAAGACGAGTATCCAGAAATCaattttgtgggactcctaattgGGCCCAG AGGGAACACCCTGAAGAACATCGAGAAGGAATGCAACGCCAAGATCATGATACGGGGAAAAGGATCAGTGAAAGAAGGGAAAGTTGGGCGTAAAGATGGTCAGATGTTGCCAGGGGAAGATGAGCCTCTTCATGCTCTAGTCACTGCTAATACAATGGAGAATGTCAAAAAGGCAGTAGAACAG ATCAGAAACATCCTGAAGCAGGGTATTGAGACCCCAGAGGACCAGAATGACCTACGGAAAATGCAGCTTCGAGAGCTGGCTCGCTTGAATGGCACTCTAAGGGAAGATGATAATAG GATCTTAAGACCCTGGCAGAGCTCAGAGACACGCAGCATTACCAATACCACCGTGTGTACCAAGTGTGGAGGGGCTGGTCACATTGCTTCTGATTGCAAATTTCAAAG GCCTGGTGACCCTCAATCAGCTCAGGATAAAGCACGAATGGATAAAGAATATTTGTCCCTTATGGCTGAGCTAGGGGAAGCTCCTGTCCCTGCATCCGTGGGTTCCACCTCTGGACCTGCCACCACACCCCTGGCCAGTGCACCAAGACCTGCTGCTCCTGCCAGCAACCCACCACCACCG AGTCGCCCACCCTGGATGAATTCTGGTCCTTCAGAGAATCGGCCCTACCATGGCATGCATGGAGGTGGTCCTGGTGGCCCCGGAGGTGGCCCCCACAGCTTCCCACACCCATTACCCAGCCTGACAGGTGGGCATGGTGGCCATCCCATGCAGCACAACCCAAATGGACCACCACCACCTTGGatgcaaccaccaccaccaccgatgAACCAGGGCCCCCACCCACCTGGGCACCATGGCCCTCCTCCAATGG ATCAGTACCTGGGAAGTACGCCTGTGGGCTCTGGGGTCTATCGCCTGCATCAAGGAAAAG GTATGATGCCACCGCCGCCTATGGGCATGATGCCGCCGCCTCCGCCACCTCCCAGTGGGCAGCCCCCGCCTCCTCCCTCTGGTCCTCTTCCTccatggcagcagcagcagcagcagcctccaccacctcctccgcCCAGCAGCAGTATGGCTTCCAGCACCCCCTTGCCATGGCAGCAAA ATACGACGACTACCACCACGAGCGCTGGCACAGGGTCCATCCCGCCATGGCAACAGCAGCAGGCGGCTGCCGCAGCTTCTCCAGGAACCCCTCAGATGCAAGGCAACCCCACTATGGTGCCCCTGCCCCCCGGGGTCCAGCCGCCTCTGCCGCCCGGGGCCCCTCCCCCTCCGCCGCCTCCGCCACCTGGTTCCGCCGGCATGATGtatgccccaccccctcctcctccgcctcccaTGGACCCTTCTAACTTTGTCACCATGATGGGCATGGGGGTGGCGGGCATGCCGCCCTTCGGGATGCCTCCAGCTCCCCCACCGCCTCCACCACAGAACTag
- the Sf1 gene encoding splicing factor 1 isoform X7 — translation MEPRYNGTKDSDSRHAYSYPPWTDSGTRKSLYRSPSPEPIYNSEGKRLNTREFRTRKKLEEERHTLITEMVALNPDFKPPADYKPPATRVSDKVMIPQDEYPEINFVGLLIGPRGNTLKNIEKECNAKIMIRGKGSVKEGKVGRKDGQMLPGEDEPLHALVTANTMENVKKAVEQIRNILKQGIETPEDQNDLRKMQLRELARLNGTLREDDNRILRPWQSSETRSITNTTVCTKCGGAGHIASDCKFQRPGDPQSAQDKARMDKEYLSLMAELGEAPVPASVGSTSGPATTPLASAPRPAAPASNPPPPSLMSTTQSRPPWMNSGPSENRPYHGMHGGGPGGPGGGPHSFPHPLPSLTGGHGGHPMQHNPNGPPPPWMQPPPPPMNQGPHPPGHHGPPPMDQYLGSTPVGSGVYRLHQGKGMMPPPPMGMMPPPPPPPSGQPPPPPSGPLPPWQQQQQQPPPPPPPSSSMASSTPLPWQQNTTTTTTSAGTGSIPPWQQQQAAAAASPGTPQMQGNPTMVPLPPGVQPPLPPGAPPPPPPPPPGSAGMMYAPPPPPPPPMDPSNFVTMMGMGVAGMPPFGMPPAPPPPPPQN, via the exons ATGGAACCAAGATACAATGGAACAAAAGACAGTGATTCCAGGCATGCCTACAGTTATCCCCCCTGGACTGACTCGGGAACAAGAAAGAGCTTATATAG GTCCCCTTCCCCTGAACCAATCTACAACAGCGAGGGGAAGCGGCTTAACACACGAGAATTTCGTACACGCAAAAAGCTTGAAGAGGAGCGGCACACCCTCATTACGGAAATGGTTGCTCTCAACCCAGACTTTAAACCACCTGCAGATTACAA GCCTCCAGCAACACGTGTGAGTGATAAAGTAATGATCCCCCAAGACGAGTATCCAGAAATCaattttgtgggactcctaattgGGCCCAG AGGGAACACCCTGAAGAACATCGAGAAGGAATGCAACGCCAAGATCATGATACGGGGAAAAGGATCAGTGAAAGAAGGGAAAGTTGGGCGTAAAGATGGTCAGATGTTGCCAGGGGAAGATGAGCCTCTTCATGCTCTAGTCACTGCTAATACAATGGAGAATGTCAAAAAGGCAGTAGAACAG ATCAGAAACATCCTGAAGCAGGGTATTGAGACCCCAGAGGACCAGAATGACCTACGGAAAATGCAGCTTCGAGAGCTGGCTCGCTTGAATGGCACTCTAAGGGAAGATGATAATAG GATCTTAAGACCCTGGCAGAGCTCAGAGACACGCAGCATTACCAATACCACCGTGTGTACCAAGTGTGGAGGGGCTGGTCACATTGCTTCTGATTGCAAATTTCAAAG GCCTGGTGACCCTCAATCAGCTCAGGATAAAGCACGAATGGATAAAGAATATTTGTCCCTTATGGCTGAGCTAGGGGAAGCTCCTGTCCCTGCATCCGTGGGTTCCACCTCTGGACCTGCCACCACACCCCTGGCCAGTGCACCAAGACCTGCTGCTCCTGCCAGCAACCCACCACCACCG TCTCTCATGTCTACAACTCAGAGTCGCCCACCCTGGATGAATTCTGGTCCTTCAGAGAATCGGCCCTACCATGGCATGCATGGAGGTGGTCCTGGTGGCCCCGGAGGTGGCCCCCACAGCTTCCCACACCCATTACCCAGCCTGACAGGTGGGCATGGTGGCCATCCCATGCAGCACAACCCAAATGGACCACCACCACCTTGGatgcaaccaccaccaccaccgatgAACCAGGGCCCCCACCCACCTGGGCACCATGGCCCTCCTCCAATGG ATCAGTACCTGGGAAGTACGCCTGTGGGCTCTGGGGTCTATCGCCTGCATCAAGGAAAAG GTATGATGCCACCGCCGCCTATGGGCATGATGCCGCCGCCTCCGCCACCTCCCAGTGGGCAGCCCCCGCCTCCTCCCTCTGGTCCTCTTCCTccatggcagcagcagcagcagcagcctccaccacctcctccgcCCAGCAGCAGTATGGCTTCCAGCACCCCCTTGCCATGGCAGCAAA ATACGACGACTACCACCACGAGCGCTGGCACAGGGTCCATCCCGCCATGGCAACAGCAGCAGGCGGCTGCCGCAGCTTCTCCAGGAACCCCTCAGATGCAAGGCAACCCCACTATGGTGCCCCTGCCCCCCGGGGTCCAGCCGCCTCTGCCGCCCGGGGCCCCTCCCCCTCCGCCGCCTCCGCCACCTGGTTCCGCCGGCATGATGtatgccccaccccctcctcctccgcctcccaTGGACCCTTCTAACTTTGTCACCATGATGGGCATGGGGGTGGCGGGCATGCCGCCCTTCGGGATGCCTCCAGCTCCCCCACCGCCTCCACCACAGAACTag
- the Sf1 gene encoding splicing factor 1 isoform X8, translated as MEPRYNGTKDSDSRHAYSYPPWTDSGTRKSLYRSPSPEPIYNSEGKRLNTREFRTRKKLEEERHTLITEMVALNPDFKPPADYKPPATRVSDKVMIPQDEYPEINFVGLLIGPRGNTLKNIEKECNAKIMIRGKGSVKEGKVGRKDGQMLPGEDEPLHALVTANTMENVKKAVEQIRNILKQGIETPEDQNDLRKMQLRELARLNGTLREDDNRILRPWQSSETRSITNTTVCTKCGGAGHIASDCKFQRPGDPQSAQDKARMDKEYLSLMAELGEAPVPASVGSTSGPATTPLASAPRPAAPASNPPPPSRPPWMNSGPSENRPYHGMHGGGPGGPGGGPHSFPHPLPSLTGGHGGHPMQHNPNGPPPPWMQPPPPPMNQGPHPPGHHGPPPMDQYLGSTPVGSGVYRLHQGKGMMPPPPMGMMPPPPPPPSGQPPPPPSGPLPPWQQQQQQPPPPPPPSSSMASSTPLPWQQNTTTTTTSAGTGSIPPWQQQQAAAAASPGTPQMQGNPTMVPLPPGVQPPLPPGAPPPPPPPPPGSAGMMYAPPPPPPPPMDPSNFVTMMGMGVAGMPPFGMPPAPPPPPPQN; from the exons ATGGAACCAAGATACAATGGAACAAAAGACAGTGATTCCAGGCATGCCTACAGTTATCCCCCCTGGACTGACTCGGGAACAAGAAAGAGCTTATATAG GTCCCCTTCCCCTGAACCAATCTACAACAGCGAGGGGAAGCGGCTTAACACACGAGAATTTCGTACACGCAAAAAGCTTGAAGAGGAGCGGCACACCCTCATTACGGAAATGGTTGCTCTCAACCCAGACTTTAAACCACCTGCAGATTACAA GCCTCCAGCAACACGTGTGAGTGATAAAGTAATGATCCCCCAAGACGAGTATCCAGAAATCaattttgtgggactcctaattgGGCCCAG AGGGAACACCCTGAAGAACATCGAGAAGGAATGCAACGCCAAGATCATGATACGGGGAAAAGGATCAGTGAAAGAAGGGAAAGTTGGGCGTAAAGATGGTCAGATGTTGCCAGGGGAAGATGAGCCTCTTCATGCTCTAGTCACTGCTAATACAATGGAGAATGTCAAAAAGGCAGTAGAACAG ATCAGAAACATCCTGAAGCAGGGTATTGAGACCCCAGAGGACCAGAATGACCTACGGAAAATGCAGCTTCGAGAGCTGGCTCGCTTGAATGGCACTCTAAGGGAAGATGATAATAG GATCTTAAGACCCTGGCAGAGCTCAGAGACACGCAGCATTACCAATACCACCGTGTGTACCAAGTGTGGAGGGGCTGGTCACATTGCTTCTGATTGCAAATTTCAAAG GCCTGGTGACCCTCAATCAGCTCAGGATAAAGCACGAATGGATAAAGAATATTTGTCCCTTATGGCTGAGCTAGGGGAAGCTCCTGTCCCTGCATCCGTGGGTTCCACCTCTGGACCTGCCACCACACCCCTGGCCAGTGCACCAAGACCTGCTGCTCCTGCCAGCAACCCACCACCACCG AGTCGCCCACCCTGGATGAATTCTGGTCCTTCAGAGAATCGGCCCTACCATGGCATGCATGGAGGTGGTCCTGGTGGCCCCGGAGGTGGCCCCCACAGCTTCCCACACCCATTACCCAGCCTGACAGGTGGGCATGGTGGCCATCCCATGCAGCACAACCCAAATGGACCACCACCACCTTGGatgcaaccaccaccaccaccgatgAACCAGGGCCCCCACCCACCTGGGCACCATGGCCCTCCTCCAATGG ATCAGTACCTGGGAAGTACGCCTGTGGGCTCTGGGGTCTATCGCCTGCATCAAGGAAAAG GTATGATGCCACCGCCGCCTATGGGCATGATGCCGCCGCCTCCGCCACCTCCCAGTGGGCAGCCCCCGCCTCCTCCCTCTGGTCCTCTTCCTccatggcagcagcagcagcagcagcctccaccacctcctccgcCCAGCAGCAGTATGGCTTCCAGCACCCCCTTGCCATGGCAGCAAA ATACGACGACTACCACCACGAGCGCTGGCACAGGGTCCATCCCGCCATGGCAACAGCAGCAGGCGGCTGCCGCAGCTTCTCCAGGAACCCCTCAGATGCAAGGCAACCCCACTATGGTGCCCCTGCCCCCCGGGGTCCAGCCGCCTCTGCCGCCCGGGGCCCCTCCCCCTCCGCCGCCTCCGCCACCTGGTTCCGCCGGCATGATGtatgccccaccccctcctcctccgcctcccaTGGACCCTTCTAACTTTGTCACCATGATGGGCATGGGGGTGGCGGGCATGCCGCCCTTCGGGATGCCTCCAGCTCCCCCACCGCCTCCACCACAGAACTag
- the Sf1 gene encoding splicing factor 1 isoform X1 produces the protein MATGANATPLDFPSKKRKRSRWNQDTMEQKTVIPGMPTVIPPGLTREQERAYIVQLQIEDLTRKLRTGDLGIPPNPEDRSPSPEPIYNSEGKRLNTREFRTRKKLEEERHTLITEMVALNPDFKPPADYKPPATRVSDKVMIPQDEYPEINFVGLLIGPRGNTLKNIEKECNAKIMIRGKGSVKEGKVGRKDGQMLPGEDEPLHALVTANTMENVKKAVEQIRNILKQGIETPEDQNDLRKMQLRELARLNGTLREDDNRILRPWQSSETRSITNTTVCTKCGGAGHIASDCKFQRPGDPQSAQDKARMDKEYLSLMAELGEAPVPASVGSTSGPATTPLASAPRPAAPASNPPPPSLMSTTQSRPPWMNSGPSENRPYHGMHGGGPGGPGGGPHSFPHPLPSLTGGHGGHPMQHNPNGPPPPWMQPPPPPMNQGPHPPGHHGPPPMDQYLGSTPVGSGVYRLHQGKGMMPPPPMGMMPPPPPPPSGQPPPPPSGPLPPWQQQQQQPPPPPPPSSSMASSTPLPWQQNTTTTTTSAGTGSIPPWQQQQAAAAASPGTPQMQGNPTMVPLPPGVQPPLPPGAPPPPPPPPPGSAGMMYAPPPPPPPPMDPSNFVTMMGMGVAGMPPFGMPPAPPPPPPQN, from the exons ATGGCGACCGGAGCGAACGCCACGCCGCTGG ACTTCCCAagtaagaagaggaagaggagccgATGGAACCAAGATACAATGGAACAAAAGACAGTGATTCCAGGCATGCCTACAGTTATCCCCCCTGGACTGACTCGGGAACAAGAAAGAGCTTATATAG TGCAACTACAGATAGAAGACCTGACTCGTAAACTGCGCACAGGAGACCTGGGCATCCCCCCTAACCCTGAGGACAG GTCCCCTTCCCCTGAACCAATCTACAACAGCGAGGGGAAGCGGCTTAACACACGAGAATTTCGTACACGCAAAAAGCTTGAAGAGGAGCGGCACACCCTCATTACGGAAATGGTTGCTCTCAACCCAGACTTTAAACCACCTGCAGATTACAA GCCTCCAGCAACACGTGTGAGTGATAAAGTAATGATCCCCCAAGACGAGTATCCAGAAATCaattttgtgggactcctaattgGGCCCAG AGGGAACACCCTGAAGAACATCGAGAAGGAATGCAACGCCAAGATCATGATACGGGGAAAAGGATCAGTGAAAGAAGGGAAAGTTGGGCGTAAAGATGGTCAGATGTTGCCAGGGGAAGATGAGCCTCTTCATGCTCTAGTCACTGCTAATACAATGGAGAATGTCAAAAAGGCAGTAGAACAG ATCAGAAACATCCTGAAGCAGGGTATTGAGACCCCAGAGGACCAGAATGACCTACGGAAAATGCAGCTTCGAGAGCTGGCTCGCTTGAATGGCACTCTAAGGGAAGATGATAATAG GATCTTAAGACCCTGGCAGAGCTCAGAGACACGCAGCATTACCAATACCACCGTGTGTACCAAGTGTGGAGGGGCTGGTCACATTGCTTCTGATTGCAAATTTCAAAG GCCTGGTGACCCTCAATCAGCTCAGGATAAAGCACGAATGGATAAAGAATATTTGTCCCTTATGGCTGAGCTAGGGGAAGCTCCTGTCCCTGCATCCGTGGGTTCCACCTCTGGACCTGCCACCACACCCCTGGCCAGTGCACCAAGACCTGCTGCTCCTGCCAGCAACCCACCACCACCG TCTCTCATGTCTACAACTCAGAGTCGCCCACCCTGGATGAATTCTGGTCCTTCAGAGAATCGGCCCTACCATGGCATGCATGGAGGTGGTCCTGGTGGCCCCGGAGGTGGCCCCCACAGCTTCCCACACCCATTACCCAGCCTGACAGGTGGGCATGGTGGCCATCCCATGCAGCACAACCCAAATGGACCACCACCACCTTGGatgcaaccaccaccaccaccgatgAACCAGGGCCCCCACCCACCTGGGCACCATGGCCCTCCTCCAATGG ATCAGTACCTGGGAAGTACGCCTGTGGGCTCTGGGGTCTATCGCCTGCATCAAGGAAAAG GTATGATGCCACCGCCGCCTATGGGCATGATGCCGCCGCCTCCGCCACCTCCCAGTGGGCAGCCCCCGCCTCCTCCCTCTGGTCCTCTTCCTccatggcagcagcagcagcagcagcctccaccacctcctccgcCCAGCAGCAGTATGGCTTCCAGCACCCCCTTGCCATGGCAGCAAA ATACGACGACTACCACCACGAGCGCTGGCACAGGGTCCATCCCGCCATGGCAACAGCAGCAGGCGGCTGCCGCAGCTTCTCCAGGAACCCCTCAGATGCAAGGCAACCCCACTATGGTGCCCCTGCCCCCCGGGGTCCAGCCGCCTCTGCCGCCCGGGGCCCCTCCCCCTCCGCCGCCTCCGCCACCTGGTTCCGCCGGCATGATGtatgccccaccccctcctcctccgcctcccaTGGACCCTTCTAACTTTGTCACCATGATGGGCATGGGGGTGGCGGGCATGCCGCCCTTCGGGATGCCTCCAGCTCCCCCACCGCCTCCACCACAGAACTag
- the Sf1 gene encoding splicing factor 1 isoform X6, whose product MATGANATPLDFPSKKRKRSRWNQDTMEQKTVIPGMPTVIPPGLTREQERAYIVQLQIEDLTRKLRTGDLGIPPNPEDRSPSPEPIYNSEGKRLNTREFRTRKKLEEERHTLITEMVALNPDFKPPADYKPPATRVSDKVMIPQDEYPEINFVGLLIGPRGNTLKNIEKECNAKIMIRGKGSVKEGKVGRKDGQMLPGEDEPLHALVTANTMENVKKAVEQIRNILKQGIETPEDQNDLRKMQLRELARLNGTLREDDNRILRPWQSSETRSITNTTVCTKCGGAGHIASDCKFQRPGDPQSAQDKARMDKEYLSLMAELGEAPVPASVGSTSGPATTPLASAPRPAAPASNPPPPSRPPWMNSGPSENRPYHGMHGGGPGGPGGGPHSFPHPLPSLTGGHGGHPMQHNPNGPPPPWMQPPPPPMNQGPHPPGHHGPPPMVPGKYACGLWGLSPASRKRYDATAAYGHDAAASATSQWAAPASSLWSSSSMAAAAAAASTTSSAQQQYGFQHPLAMAAKYDDYHHERWHRVHPAMATAAGGCRSFSRNPSDARQPHYGAPAPRGPAASAARGPSPSAASATWFRRHDVCPTPSSSASHGPF is encoded by the exons ATGGCGACCGGAGCGAACGCCACGCCGCTGG ACTTCCCAagtaagaagaggaagaggagccgATGGAACCAAGATACAATGGAACAAAAGACAGTGATTCCAGGCATGCCTACAGTTATCCCCCCTGGACTGACTCGGGAACAAGAAAGAGCTTATATAG TGCAACTACAGATAGAAGACCTGACTCGTAAACTGCGCACAGGAGACCTGGGCATCCCCCCTAACCCTGAGGACAG GTCCCCTTCCCCTGAACCAATCTACAACAGCGAGGGGAAGCGGCTTAACACACGAGAATTTCGTACACGCAAAAAGCTTGAAGAGGAGCGGCACACCCTCATTACGGAAATGGTTGCTCTCAACCCAGACTTTAAACCACCTGCAGATTACAA GCCTCCAGCAACACGTGTGAGTGATAAAGTAATGATCCCCCAAGACGAGTATCCAGAAATCaattttgtgggactcctaattgGGCCCAG AGGGAACACCCTGAAGAACATCGAGAAGGAATGCAACGCCAAGATCATGATACGGGGAAAAGGATCAGTGAAAGAAGGGAAAGTTGGGCGTAAAGATGGTCAGATGTTGCCAGGGGAAGATGAGCCTCTTCATGCTCTAGTCACTGCTAATACAATGGAGAATGTCAAAAAGGCAGTAGAACAG ATCAGAAACATCCTGAAGCAGGGTATTGAGACCCCAGAGGACCAGAATGACCTACGGAAAATGCAGCTTCGAGAGCTGGCTCGCTTGAATGGCACTCTAAGGGAAGATGATAATAG GATCTTAAGACCCTGGCAGAGCTCAGAGACACGCAGCATTACCAATACCACCGTGTGTACCAAGTGTGGAGGGGCTGGTCACATTGCTTCTGATTGCAAATTTCAAAG GCCTGGTGACCCTCAATCAGCTCAGGATAAAGCACGAATGGATAAAGAATATTTGTCCCTTATGGCTGAGCTAGGGGAAGCTCCTGTCCCTGCATCCGTGGGTTCCACCTCTGGACCTGCCACCACACCCCTGGCCAGTGCACCAAGACCTGCTGCTCCTGCCAGCAACCCACCACCACCG AGTCGCCCACCCTGGATGAATTCTGGTCCTTCAGAGAATCGGCCCTACCATGGCATGCATGGAGGTGGTCCTGGTGGCCCCGGAGGTGGCCCCCACAGCTTCCCACACCCATTACCCAGCCTGACAGGTGGGCATGGTGGCCATCCCATGCAGCACAACCCAAATGGACCACCACCACCTTGGatgcaaccaccaccaccaccgatgAACCAGGGCCCCCACCCACCTGGGCACCATGGCCCTCCTCCAATGG TACCTGGGAAGTACGCCTGTGGGCTCTGGGGTCTATCGCCTGCATCAAGGAAAAG GTATGATGCCACCGCCGCCTATGGGCATGATGCCGCCGCCTCCGCCACCTCCCAGTGGGCAGCCCCCGCCTCCTCCCTCTGGTCCTCTTCCTccatggcagcagcagcagcagcagcctccaccacctcctccgcCCAGCAGCAGTATGGCTTCCAGCACCCCCTTGCCATGGCAGCAAA ATACGACGACTACCACCACGAGCGCTGGCACAGGGTCCATCCCGCCATGGCAACAGCAGCAGGCGGCTGCCGCAGCTTCTCCAGGAACCCCTCAGATGCAAGGCAACCCCACTATGGTGCCCCTGCCCCCCGGGGTCCAGCCGCCTCTGCCGCCCGGGGCCCCTCCCCCTCCGCCGCCTCCGCCACCTGGTTCCGCCGGCATGATGtatgccccaccccctcctcctccgcctcccaTGGACCCTTCTAA